The region CAAGACATTGTACTAAAGACacagttaaaaaagaaaagctaaATATGTATCAACAGTTACAATTACCAGACGGAGTAGACATAGTAAGTGTAGCAAGTAATGAAACTGCAAAAGATATATGTAGCATatttggaggagaagaaaataattttactgaAGAAAGTAATCTTTTAGAAtttaatcaagtttttggtgataTAGAACCAATGGATAACGTATGACTTACAGCTTAGATAAAAATCCtaaatttcttttaagaatTATATAAGAAGAAATTAGATAATAATTGTATACATGAATTTATAGATCATAAACtgaatttcaaacaaaaatgtGATATTTGTTATAAATTCCACATTACTAAATATAGGGCCACATGTAATAAGTGTGATTTATCTTTATACAAATTATGTGCAAAAGAATGttataatcatataattagGCAAATAACTATTGAACCCGTAGCTACTCAGGTATAATCAAATGATAAAAAGGTAATATATCAATTACTAAAAAGAATTGAACAATTAGaacgagacaacaaaatgatagaattattagaaaaaggaaaatactgaattaaaagaaaaattaccttACTATGAAACTAAAGGAAAAAGAGTTGTCATTACAGAagcaattgaagaagaaatagaaagtTATGAAGAACTAATAGAAAGAGAGGAGGAAATAGCATTATCCCAAAATACTTATGGTAATAACAATCTCTTAAACTTAGATTATATCATAGAATTTAAGGATGGGTTTAAGGTTAACGTAAAAGGTATTATTGATACAGGAGCAAGTAAATGCCATATATCCCTAGATTTAATTCCttcaaaatatatagaaaacacATTATATACTGCAGAAGTAAAAGATGCTTTTGGTAAGATAACTATGTTAGGAAAGAAATTGGTAGATTGCAcagtaatatttaataatattaaatatccCTTACCATTTGTTTGGGTAAAACCGGCATTAGGTAAAAAAGTAGCCAGATTTTTAATAggaatgaattttataaaacatagaaaTGGTGGTTTTATAGTCCAAGGAGAAAAAAATCACTATATGTAAAACATATGGATAGCATTTTTACATCAccaataattaataatgcaGAATATATAATCGAAGAAATAATTGCACAAGGAGTAGAAATATATGAAGAAATCAATTTGAAATAGAAAATgatttgataaagaaaaatttagaacccttaatagaaaaattgaaaattaatggAACTGTAAGAGAAAACCTCGTCAAAAATATTAGTAGAGTTAACATTActtgtaaattaaaaattataaatcctGACTTAAGATTAACATGCCCTGTAATTAAAGCAACTCCTTATGAACAAGAACAATTTAAAAAGCACATAACAGAGCTAGAAgagtttaaaattaattactaaaactcAAAGTCCACATAGAACTAGAGCATTCGTAGTTAATAAACATAGTGAAATCACCCGAGGAAAAAGTATAATGGTATTCAATTATAAGAGATTAAATGATAAtacaaaagatgataaaaatcCACTTCCTAATAAAGAAGctctaataaataaaatataaaacacttatatctatagtaaatttgatctaaaatttggattttgtcAAGTTCATTTAGCAAAAGAAAGTAGATCTTGGATTGCCTTTATTACTTATAATGGACATTACGAGTGGGTTGTTATGCCTTTTGGCTTAAAAAAATGATCCACAagtatttcaaagaaaaatggatgatatatttaaaaaatatgcagATTTTATTATGACCTATATAGATAACATATTGGTTTTTATAAAGTTTGTAAAAGATCATGTgcaacatttaattatattctttaaAGAATCTCAAGTAATTGGTTTAGTATtatcagaaaagaaaattaaaatgggAAGTAGAAAAATTGAATTTCTTGGTGTAATAATAGGACAAGGAGAAATCTATCTCCAAAAATATATAGCATCTAGTATTTTAGGAATGGcagataaattagaaaaatttgaaacaaattcaATCCTTCTTAGGGAGATTAAATTATGCTAAAAATTTTATACCAAATTTAAGTCAATTAGCAAGACCATCatataataaaactaaacaaacaGGTGAAAGACATTTTAATAACGAAGACATAAAATTTGTTCAGCAAATTAAGGATAAGATTAGGAATTTGAAACCATTAGAATTACCTCCTCTTggtagttatttaattattgaatcaGATGGATGAATAGGTGGATGGGGAGCTGTATTAAAATATAGATCTACTATATTTTCCAGTataaaggaagaaaaataaGTAGATATGATAGTGGTACTTATCTAACAAAAGTAACCACaatagatgctaaaatcatagcagcaataaaagaaattgaaaaatttaaattatttattatcttagAAAAAAGTTTCACATTAAGAACAGACTGGCAAGCAATAGtagtattttataataaaaaattagaaagtaaATTATCAGAAAATAGATGGTTAAAATATGTGGATTATATAATAGGTAATGGGTTTCAAGTAACGATCGAACATATAAAAGGAAATAATAACTTCTTAGTAGATAAATTatcaagaataaaaagagaaacCACTTGATGTGTCCATATGTGTTGACAAAAATGGGGATTGCAAAACCAACAAGTTCCTCTGAGTTTTTGTTATTGTGGAAATCAAGAAGCCTTTTTCTATTAAACCGTTGGCTTGTATCTCAGAATGTTTAGAACAGTGACTGCAAAACCAGCAAGATTATTCTTGTTTCTAAGCATGGGATGAGCTAAGTTGATGCCAACTACCTGTAGCAATTTAATATcaactaaatattttattctttttatctaATCagagtctttttatttttgtagatgGATAAGAAAAACTTTCCTTTAGAACCTACCCTAAACTTCCCGTTTTCCCTATAAGATCAAACCTTTGTTTTAATACACCTTTGCCAATCACTAATCACCAACACCTTCGTTAGCTGAACAACAGACAATGCGACAACTTCTTCAAACTGAAGCCCGGATCCCTGAAGGACTAGCCTTAGGAGGATTTGCATTCTGTGAAGCTGGATAGAAGGATGCAGGATGTCTTTGTGAACAAGGTTTTATGATCATACAAGGATAATTCAACATTGCTTCCTGAAAAAATCTGCTCATTGAAGGAGTCCAATTCAATCTGATTGACTTAATTAAGAATGGTCATGTAGAACAAATCATCATCACCAACCCTTCCCAGGTTAAGCTTCTTAACAGATATTGAAAACTTGTTCATATTCTTCACCGACTCTTTAAATATGATACTTTATAAGGCGGCTTCATCAACTTGGAATTCCGTACGATTCCACCTGCTTTTGGACCATACCCTGATAATGCACGCCATCACATCAAACTGTCTTCTATCGGCACGAACCCTATCAACTTCCTATGCCATATGATGATATTACTACTATCTTAACTCCTGGTGAACTTAAATAACAGATCTATTTATGGCGAGCACATATGGTATCCACTGACTGGAAGCGTACTCATATGCATGGCCACTTGCCAGTTGCCACATAAAGTTTGAATCGTTGTGGCAAAATATTTGGCCTATTAAGATACTTCCAATACTTTGAATAAGATATGGTTTTCCTAGAAGTTGATCATTGAGACTCACCTTAGGTGTCCTTGGGACCTCTAAGTCCGCGCTATTTATTGGAATATTTAATTAGAAAGAAATTACCGCATTAATTGCAATACTCTCCTGCctacttaattattataaaatttgattatatatttactttttagaTAATTGCCGCCCGAGACAAAATTGAGGATTCCATATAAACAATCAAAAGAAGTCTCAATTTATTGGGCTCACTTGCCATTGATCCAAGTGAAATGAGGATACCCAACTCTGGtacaggtttaagcgctaactATCTCACGTTGTCTCAGTGACATCCTTGATGACAACCCACCATGACAATTATGTTTTACTTGTCTTTTGTATCTCTTGTCCACTAGTTTGTATCTATATTGGGCTAGGCCATCCTCCGGTGTTGGTGAATTCTAAGGCTATTCTTCTTTGTTTGATCATTTTTCGTAACTATTGTTTTGCTAACAAAGTTGtgatttatcattttcattaaaaatcaaatgtctTTTACTGTGCAGCTTTAGGCTACTCTTAATGACGTAAAATAAGTTTTTGGATGAGGCTATAAAagccatttttttaaacaacttGCCCTCAAGCATACATCGTGCATGGCTTTATTTCATAGTATTgggtatttttaattaaaaaagaaattacggcttaaaataataatatataaaaccggtatatatatatatatatatatatatatatatataaatgtgaataagccattaaaaaaaaagttgaaccTTCCTCCTCTCActggagaaagaaaaagagatgatATTAGCATATAAAACTAGTATTTTTAATACCATTAgcctataaaattttttatagcctacaataatctaattatttataaataattaaaaacaaaaagataaaacaaatccATTGGTTCCAAATTACTAGTTTTAAATGACAATAATGACAAATCATCCATTATTTGCCATAAAAATGACCAACTTATCTTATATGGCTAAAACAGGTCGAACTACTGATTTTAAAGATACGAGGCTTGATAAAATCAAGGGGGAAAAATAGTTtcgaaaatatatttttttaaaataaatcaccaaattgttattattcttttgttatttaaaaaaattgcccataatttttttaaaataccttatcaatttttttaaaaaaaaggaaaattaatgAGGTACACTTTGAAAAAGTATTTATAGATTTCATTCTAAGGATTGggaattttataaaagaaataggGTGCAAAGACCAtactaattatttttctttttgcagtTCGCAATTGTCCTTGAACTTGAATTGTTGtctgaaaaacaaaacagaTTGGAGCATCAGACACTGTAAGAGGTATGTTTCATATAGTCAAAATAAAACAGCCATTCATAACCACTTTGCCAGTTTTGAGTACATGCTATTCCATCATTTAAATTAAGATCATACAAAGAGAGCCAGGACTAAAAATCAGACAACAACAAAAAAGCTTATGTTTTATTTCCAAGAGGAGAACTGACAATCTAAGCACATGAAACCACTAGGCTGAGAAAAAGAGTTGGAGAGCACTATGGACTTCTAATAACACCTTAAAACTCATGCCAAAAGAAAAGTATTAGGAATCTGTTGACCTCTCTCCTTTAGTTTCAGTCTGAACATCCTTGCTTATGTTGAAGCCTTCGATCTTTCTGGCCACATCATTCACAGCAACCTTCACTTTACTGGTAGGACCATTTGCAGTTGATGGCTCTTTTTCGTCGAGGGTGGTATGGCCTGTCTGCCAGATTCTGATGGTGCCATCCTCAGATCCCGAGGCATATGATTCACCACCAGGAGAGAACCGAACACAGTGGACAGGTCCATGATGACCTTTGTTGCAAGCTGCATTTGAAGTTTCAGGCTCAATAACTAATGATCAGAATTTATCTTGATAGCACTACAGTTTTGTAACTCATCATATCTAAAAACTCAAACTCATCACAACAAAAAATCGTAACAGTTCTACATGTAATTCATAACCATTGTTTAAATTCTGTAACGAATGGTTTGAATGTCAACTCATGGTGTCCCTTTAAATAATGCAAGCATCTGGATTTTAGaatctacaaaacataacactTACCAATTTCTTCACCAGTGTGGAAATCAAAGACATGAACCCACATATCTTCCCCTCCAGCAATGAATTTGAGACCATATTTGGGCTCCAGGGAAGCAGATTCTACAGTGCAAGGCATGCTGTAGCTTTTCACAAGTCCAAAACTGCAGAGCAACAAGCAAGTTTAATCCACAAGGTTTTATATGAATtgtgcaaaacaaaacaaggtAAACAGTGTGTTAGGCCATATTACTGATAGGCATCCCAGAATTTGACAGTTGAACCATCTGCAGTTGTGATGTATCGGCCATCTTGACTAACTTCAGCACTGGTGACAGGTGACTTGGTCTCAAGTGATTGAACAATTTTTCCGCTTCTTACATCCCACAGTCTGAATGGTTGAAGGCAACAAATGAACACAGTATAAAATGAAAATGGAGAAGAATGGACCTGAGTAATGaagttgaagatcaagtttatgGGAACTAGTTCTACTCACGTTAGTAAAAGCAAAAAGTTCAGAACTAGTTCTACTCACGCTAGTAAAAGCAAAAAGTTcatgagtgagagagagagagagagaggaaaacagaattaattaaagaataatCATTCTTGAATGCTGGAGCCGAGGCTTGTATGATGACAAATGATTTCACTTGCACTATGCACCATGCAGGACTGGCTTATGTGGAAAATAATCATGATGGAGGTTTCAGTTTTCAACTTCCCACAAGATTATGAGACACTAGgaatataaacaaacatataactTGGCACTCATCAGAAAATGTGCTTGTTTCAGGCCTGTGTTGATGGTACTCGACGCAACCTCAGATGGAACAATGGCACCCTACTAATTACTTACTAAAAATCTAATCACAcaagaaatataacaaagtaCTTGTAGccttacaataatttttattaaaggtgttaaaataaaaataaataaataattcagtaacaaaaacaataaacaagatCTTCAAGGCAACAATAGAAAGAAGTCTGTAAAGAAACATAATGCTAGAACAAGTCAAAGCAACAGCAGAAAGAAGGTTTAGAActtcttgaaaaaaatatatacacaccTCACGCCACCAATATCAGTGCAAGAACTCAAAATTGTCTGGTCACTGTGTAGCCAAGCTACAGTTCTAATAGACCCAGGTGATTTGTCCAGTTCCCTTGGAGGTGCCTCGGGACGATTTAGATCAAAAATACGTAGAACTTTTTCAAGCCCTCCAGTCAGAAACATGCTCGTATCCTACAAAACAATACaagaaacttaaaaaaattgctGTGTAAAAGCAAATATCCACAACATCTATAAGTCACAGCTTGTTATCATCATTAAAGAATATTCTTGAAATGACAAAGCATACAACAGAAATTTGCCATCTTCAACAGACAATGGAATCAGTAAGATGTCAGCATGACCGATATTCCACATGAACATTGGCTACCTCAAAGTTCAAAATTACATTATCAACAACAAATAACATGAAAGAGCAAATGCTAGTAAAACAGATTCTgctatatatacatagagatatagcaagagagagaaagagcaaGCAAAAGAATAACATGAGATTTCTCTTAAACACAGGACAGTAAAAGCAACAGAGAAATAGCTCAGAGATTTctaaaaagttaaattaaataaaaagagatcAGATTCTAGGccaaaaatgaaatgcaaagcaAATTGAAATGCATGAATTAAAATACACCAGCGGCATCAAGTTAACTCTTCACAGGATCCTATCACTTATGTTTGATAAACATAACTATAGTGGCATATAGATTGCCAATGGTGAGTTACATACCAAAATAGACAAGAATTCATTGAAGAATGATAGAAGAATTTCCATAATAAACAATGAGAATCAGAAGGCCCCATTTACCTCAGAGAATGCACATGCTCGAACAATGTGCTTATGCTCAAACGAATGCAACTCATCTCCGCTTAACGCATCCCATACTTTACTGCAAAAGGGAAAGAATACAAGACAGCAAATTTATATTAGATATCAAAATCTCACTTTTCGTCATTATGTAGCTTGGATTCATATCCATACTTCAGAAATCCAAGCAATTAGGAACATACAAACAGCAACTACTGGAGCCTAAATGTGCTGTAGTGCTGATAAACTCAGATTGCTCATGgtaaaacaagcaaaacaactactgaaaaaaaaaatagaaagagcAGCATTGTCAAGCATTATCTTGGTCATACAAAAGTAAAACTTACCTGtgatgtttattattattttttttcaaaaattagaatcAGAGTGAAAAAACACAATCACATACGCTGAGAAATCAGCAGAACCCGAAGCAGCCCGTAGAGCATTAGTATCAAGACAGCAGCTCCAAACAGCACCCTTATGTCCTTCAAAAGTCCCAATCCAATCTCCCGTCTCTCCATTCCTCAGCATAGGACTCGAATCTAAGCCAGAACCAACCAATAACATCAACAGTATCACAAATTTACAAACTTTCAACTTAGTTCTCGCCACAATCAAGCCGTAGAAGAAAGAATAAAGCATCAAAACAGTAATTGATTGCaaataatcaacaaaaaaaaaaaataaaaaaataaaaagaaagatcaGTTATCAAAACAATTAACCAATGATTTCTCTGACCTTTGCTGGCGCTGATGAGGAAGAAGCCATCCGGCGTAACGGGGCTGTAGAAGAGATCCACGACGGGGCGGGAGTGGCCATGGCAAACCAAAGGCACTgacactttcttcttctccatctccttcccAAATaaacaaaccctaaccctaatttaaCTATGAGGTATGCCAATGCAGAGATTGAAAATGAATCAAaaatcgatttttttttttcccaaaattaagaattagagaaacaaatcaacaataatACATGGGATCAAAATCTCCAAATGAGAAAATTGAAAGGCGAATCAAGGAGAGATTGATGAAGAGGAAGACATTGGGGGAGATGGAACTGGACCTCGGTGAGGGAAAACACTGGGCATACGTCTAATTGGGGACGACACGCTGAAGGAGGGGAACCAGCGACTCGGATTCGGGTTGGATTCTTGGAGATCCGAATGTAAGGTTGGATCCGAATAATTGGAGAACTCGGATCCGATACCCTAACTTCattaatttcttattatttgtgGTGTTTATCAAGTTCGGAATATGGTTATCAATATTAACTAATTGCAAAAGTacaattgtaattttaaatatttatgtaaattaatattaaatcaaatcaCCCCAAAGTTTCATAAACTAAGAAACAATGGGTTAGCCCATTAGTACTATTACCTGTGCTTATGATTGAGAGATCTCGAGTTTAAGCCTCTTTGATTACAATTCACTTTCTGAGTCTCATGTGAATTGTTATTTGCTCTTAGTCAGATTGATTTTTCCCCCTTGAAAAGTGGAttgctatttttttactttttttttttttgaatttgatcTTATATGATCGGATCCAAAAATTGAACAACAGTATTAATATTAAAGGTGCAAGATTCCAGAGGAACacacaatttaaatatttatacaacaatagagaaaatctaaaaatataacTGGCATAGGTGCAATTTGTAAATCTTAGCGTACTCAATCATTGCTGAAAGCCTGAAAGTTTTGAATTCTTTTGAAAATCTACAGAAATTACGAAAATAATAACTCATCACTGCAGAAAAGCGCACAAtgcactaataaaaaaaattacaaaaacaataatgtagGAAGAACATGTTGTGAATTCTTTTGAAAATCTACAGAAATTACgaaaataataattcatcaCTGCAGAAAAGTGCACAATGcactaataaaaatttacaaaaacaataatgtagGAAGAACATATTGTAAGAAACACACTACACCAATATAAACAattcataataaattataaacttcAACTCAAACATAATGTAGGAAAAAAAAGTTCTAAAATTCAGTCCATCCACAGTAATTTCTGAACGTCATTCAAGCAAGCAAAAATTTTCCTTTAACTCAAACATTTAGTATATAATGTCGGGTTTGGatcaacaacaaataaaaagtagaCACATTCAATACATAATGTATGGTTTACTTCTAAACAAACACGACACAACCTTAACTCCATTAAGCAAAATGACAAAAACCAGAAAAGgggatgaaaaaaaaacaaaagttaggTAACAATGGTAACAATAACCCACTGATGTCAAGATTTCTATGCAATTCATCAAGATTGTCTTCGTTGTGTGCCGCCACCACCACTAGAAGCCCCAACTCTTGGGGGAAGCCACACCTTAACACCTCCCTCCTTGTTCTTTTCATCAATATTCTTGCTTTTTCCTTGAGGCTTCAACACAAATTGTCTTCCATATCCAGCTATGCCTTTGTCTGCTCCCTATGAATTAGTACCTTTGGCTCCTCCTCTATTGTCAAGTATTAAATTGGATGGTAGGAACTTTGGAAAGAAACTGAAAATGTGCCTTAGctaataattaaaatgctaaagaaataattttctttaataactATCACATGAATAGTTGGTCTAAAGTTAAAATATCTCTTGTGAAACAATCTTCTTGCAAATGAAAAGGTTTCACTACACATTTATAAACTTGCATTTCTTATgccttttgattatttttttctctataattactgtgttgttaaaaaaaataataaatttgtaatatataaataagttacaaaatagataaatagaaGTAAATTTATACCTAAAATTATCTAAAAGAAAAAGTAATCAATAATAATGAGGAGAAGAATTTTAGTTTTCAACACATAAATCAAGCACATACATTGGAACCCATATATATAGGATTCACAAATGTACATTGGAAATGTAacgaaaggaaaaataaaggAATATTAATCTAGGAGAAAACGCATCCAAATTTATATTCTTAATGCATCCATATTTCATAACACTCCCCCATGTGTGTGTATAACCAAAGGATATGCCTTGTTAAAACTTTACTAGGAAAAACCCAATGGGATGAAAAAAcctaaggaaaaagagtacatgATTTTTAGTATGTGGAGTAATTATTACCTAATTAAAAACCTTGctccaaaaaaaaacctttgggATAAAAACTGTAGTGAAGGAAAAAAGAATACAGCCTCCCATTCACAAAAGTAACCATTAACTTGTGT is a window of Dioscorea cayenensis subsp. rotundata cultivar TDr96_F1 chromosome 5, TDr96_F1_v2_PseudoChromosome.rev07_lg8_w22 25.fasta, whole genome shotgun sequence DNA encoding:
- the LOC120262133 gene encoding serine-threonine kinase receptor-associated protein-like codes for the protein MEKKKVSVPLVCHGHSRPVVDLFYSPVTPDGFFLISASKDSSPMLRNGETGDWIGTFEGHKGAVWSCCLDTNALRAASGSADFSAKVWDALSGDELHSFEHKHIVRACAFSEDTSMFLTGGLEKVLRIFDLNRPEAPPRELDKSPGSIRTVAWLHSDQTILSSCTDIGGVRLWDVRSGKIVQSLETKSPVTSAEVSQDGRYITTADGSTVKFWDAYHFGLVKSYSMPCTVESASLEPKYGLKFIAGGEDMWVHVFDFHTGEEIACNKGHHGPVHCVRFSPGGESYASGSEDGTIRIWQTGHTTLDEKEPSTANGPTSKVKVAVNDVARKIEGFNISKDVQTETKGERSTDS